The Solanum pennellii chromosome 11, SPENNV200 sequence ACAAGCGTGTGTATACCCTATGctgttttttgtttcttcttcataCACTCTGCTGGATGAATAGCTATATATTATGTGGTCAGTTCGCCCAATAGAAacatcatatgtatatattttttgtgtgtaaaCAATGATCTCTTTTTAAAGATGCATCTTTCCCATGCATACACAGGGCTAAGAAGTTTGTATTCGGAAATGCTGGAATTATTTTGTCACCCCCTGCTATAGTACTTCTAGGATAGACACAGTTTAATGTAGCTTGATTTTAACTTCAAACCAAAATAAGGCATCTTAGTACATATTAGTCTCACTTTTTATTAGGGAAACTTGGCGATTGACAATTGAAAAGAATGCAGAGAAACTTCTTCTTTAGTTGTTAATTGATTTGTATTTAAAATCAAAACTGGTGATGCGAAACGATGTGGCTCTTGGCAGTTACGCCAATCTAGCAACTTAATGCAGAGAAGAAATGTTATGTCATGTTGCTAGTCTCTCAAAATTTCCTGATTTTGGTGTTAGCaataatttaaagtaaaattcTGTTTGCTTGAGAAGTATCTGGTTTTGACCAAAGCAGCTCTCGCTAAATATGTGGAACTCTTCAAAGACGGATGCATTTAATGGCTACTGTACAAAGAGTTCATCTGGATGAGCTTAGAGTGATGTAAGTTGTAATTTCAGGAGGTTCTGATAGGTCTTTAGCGAGTGCTTTGGTCAGTTGCAGTTAAATCAATCAATCTACTAAGTTTCAGTCCTGAACTACTGGGGTCTGCCGTATGAATCCGTGTATCCATCAATTTATTCCagcattttgtattttttttatgccataccttgttttttttctaaatgtAGAGACTCTCTGTAATTCACACTTAACCCTGCCCAGATGTGCAAGTCTCTTACTGTGATAATTCCTGCAAACACCATTTTAATTTAAGGAATAACATAAAAAGTATACTCGACTTAAAGTAGGTTGTAATGGTGTATATGTACCTATCCATGCATGGGTGTGTGCTCCATGTTATTTGAAGCTGATAATTACCAAATCTGTCCTGCAAATTTCAGCGCCTTCTTTGTTCTACTAGGGATCTTCTAAAGCAAAATAGCAAAGGAATGTTGTACATTGGGCATGGTTAATGGTCAATTTGGTCGATATCTTTGCTTGGATTGATTTTTAGAGTAGATCGGCCTCTTTAGTTTTCTGTTTGCTATGGCCTTCTTTGTTATCTCCATCCTGGTGTATGCTGCCCAGTTTTGGAGCATGATTAATCCCGATTCGTGTATGTTCCACTTCGCGAGTAAGCTTTCCCTACTAGAGGCGGCTCCATTTTTAATGATCGAACTGAAACCTTTGGCTAAGATGTAGGAGTACATTGGAGATAGTAATTCTGTTTGGTATGTCCTTATTTTCCACTTCTGTGGAAATTGACTGGCGAAATTATGTTTCTTGATTAATGCGTGCTTATTGATGCATGACTGAGTTGACCAGGtacaataatcacaataaggtGACACTCTTTCTTGATCTTTAAACAATGTGACACTCTTGATTCTTGCAAATCGAATAAGTAAAGAAATTTCATCTTCCACCTTTTTTGTGCCCTTGAAACCTTCTTAATTTAAACATTTTGTACACTTTGCTTGCTGCTACTTTTCTAGTTATAGGTCTTTTTGAACACCATACTAACGGTTATGCTGCATCAAAGTGTTACTCTGTTGATGATCTTATCTCAACTTTGAGCTAACTGTAGTTTGTCTGTTCTTGTCTTGGTATTCAGTTTCTTGAGAAAGAGTCAATGAGCAATCAACCTTTTGAGGTTTTGTTTCTTTTGGGTCTTTCTGGTGTTTTCTTCTTTGGGTCAGTTGCAAGTTTATGTGTGCTTGTAATTGTCGTCGTCGTCTTTGGTCTCTGTATCTTCTTTTTGGAATCTTGTATTGGGCACTTCTCTTGAGTGCTATTCCTTGTAAACCTCTATGTATCCAGCAcatcttttccctttttttggGGATGTCCTTGAAGGGATGTATCCAGTTCAGTTTTTAGATCTTACTTGGTTTaacttgttttctttttgtacGATTGGCTATGATGGTTTTACTTGTACTTCTAAAAAGAGATACTGGATAATTGTCTATTGCATATGAGCTTCAAAGAGGTAGTTTTCTATTCTCAAACTGCTTTCATTACCTCCTGATCGCTTTGTGTTATCACACACTTGAGATTCAGTTATGTGCTTGACCTTTCCGTTGCAGTAGTGTTTGATTGAATCTATCACAAATTTGTAatgtattgattgaatttttcaCAAGCAGCAAGGTTCCACATTTCTTTCTGAGTTGGAGCAGTCGCCGCCAAAAGCTATGTTGGAAGCCATGCAGCCCTTACAATCTGCTATAGTTAAACCAGAACTCCTAAAGCATCAAGATAGGGAGGTTAAGCTTCTTGTTGCCACCTGTATCTGTGAGATAACAAGAATTACTGCACCTGAAGCACCGTATAGTGATGATGTTCTAAAGGTAATAAGTAATGGCAGAGACTCGATGACGCATTTATGTGCCCTTGATTTTCCCATGCAGCAACTAAAAACCTGGTTTGTGCTTTGATTTGAGTCAGGACATCTTCCATTTGATTGTGAGCACTTTCAGCGGCTTAGGTGATATAAATAGTCCATCCTTCGGAAGAAGAGTTGTCATCTTAGAAACTCTAGCAAGGTACAGATCATGTGTTGTAATGCTGGATCTCGAGTGTGATGATCTTATCAATGAAATGTTCCAGACTTTTCTCAATGTTGTCAGGTGAGCTTTATCTTGTACTGAAGGTCCCATCAGTAAATATTGTGGCAGATATGTCACCTACTAGTGCTGCTGCATTCTCTTGCCTTTTCGAAGAAGTTAGCACTATGGCTAGAAGTTTTAATTCTTTATTCTGTTTAAAAGAAAATGTCACAAATTTCTCGTCTTTGATGACATTTAGTATCTCTTTTAAATagataagtaatttttttttcttggagaAGGTAACTTTGTGTATATTGACTAGGACAGTACAAATATTACatcctcaaaaaaaataatatcatttacATAACTAAATAAGATACTAAATTTCATCAAAGACCAGAAGTTATTGATCCTGGATACAAGCAGAATTCCGATGAGCTGGgaatatacattaaaatatggGACTCTACGAAAGACACCTATTCTTCTATACAAATAGGGATCTCATTGGTgtgtcaaaaagaaaaaaaaacacaagcTATTTGAAATGTACAAAGTCCATTTCAATCCGTCATGTTCCTCTGTTTCTCTCTTCTCATACTATCCACATTAGGGTCAAAGGGGCAACCTCCCATGCCTGGTCTTCTTTTCCTGCTTTAAATATCCAGCTTTGCGACTCCTCTCTTCTTATACCATGTATCACCCAATGTGATCTGAAACAGTACAAATCCACCCACCACAGACCTGACGCCACCttacaatgcaaatgacatttAATATATGGCAAATAATGTTAATGCTGTCAATTAGTCAACTTGGGGCTAATATTCTCCGTGATATGATCATCCATCTCTCCTGATATGTATAATAGCTTATGTTTTTTCCACTCTCCTCCAGTTATGAACTCTTTCACTTCAATGATTTCGTCTCCCATTTTGTCACAATGTTTGATCAACTTCTTCCAGTCTTTTTGCTTTGTGAAAGCCATATTGAACTGTTTTTTTGGCGAAGAGCAATGGataaagctttttttttttcctgctTTATCCCCAATTCTAAGctatgttgcttggactcttcaaaaatgccaCTGGgtgtcggatcctccaaaagtagtgcattttttGGAGGATCTGACACTGTTGCAGCtgcatttttggagagtccgagcaacatagtttCTAAGTGTTTCTCAGCCTGttatatcaacaaaaataatctAGTGTGACTGACTAATGTGAGAAAATTGAAGGTAAAACAAGGTATGTGTTACTGCATACTTAAATGTGGTGTACTTAATTAAGGTATATGATATAAACATTCATCTTGATGAAggtatgaaaatatatgtagtGAAACGAaattttatctcaaaatttaaaaatgtagCTACTGTTGCTCCTGGATTATTGTTGCTTCGTCTCCCTTGGACCCTCCctaattcaataattttctgTCTTGTATACCACATATGCAGGGATGAGCATCAAGATAGTATTCTGACATCAATGCAAACTATTATGGTTGTTCTCATAGAAGAGAGTGAAGATATCCGGGAGGATCTTTTACACGTCATTTTGTCGGTTCTAGGTCGTCATAAGAAAGTAAGTGTTTGTGTTGCATGATTAAATGTCAACAGAAGTTTGCTTTTGTTTGGATGCTTTGTCCTGAAGAACTGGGTTTTAACACTTCCTGTCAGGATGTTTCGATAGCCGGAAGGGGGCTTGCTATGAAGGTGATAGAGCAGTGTTCAGGAAAATTGGAGCCCAGCATAAAGCAGTTTCTTGTATCTTCAATGTCTGGAGACAGCAGGCCAACAACATTTGAAATTGACTACCATGAAGTCATTTATGATATTTACCGTTGTGCTCCTCAGATCTTATCAGGAGTTGTTCCCTACATCACAGGAGAACTACTGGTACATTAATTTCTTCATCCCATCTCTgttattacatcattttattttctaatgaaAATCATGTTAATTTGTGCTTTAGTTTTCAAATATGTCTTGACAACATTTTTTCGATTATTGAAATTTACTTGACTTTATTGTTCTATCTTCTTTGCCTGGTTGGACCTTTAATGTAGCTGGTGTAGTTTAATGGAATATAGCCATTAGTTTATTTGCTATAGAATATCTGAAGATATCAGTCTTGAAGTAGTTGATCAACTCAAGATATGTGCCTAGAgtcattttttcttcatttatatAGGTGATCTTTTCTTCCTTTCTTACTTCTGATGATCTAATGTACAAGCTTGAATGTGACAGACAGATCAGTTAGATGTGCGATTAAAAGCTGTGCACTTAGTTGGGGATCTTTTTGCTCTATCGGAATCTGCTATCTCTGAGGCATTTCATCCGATTTTCTTGGAATTTTTGAAGAGACTTACTGATAGAATAGTTGAGGTCAGAATGTCTGTCCTTGAACATGTCAAGGGATGTCTGCTGTCAAATCCATTTAGACAAGAAGCACCTCAGATCATCTGTAAGAATATTGGAAATCCTTCCTTCTTTCCTTCCTTCAGTCCTTTATACTTATGCATTTAGTTGGTAATCTAATATAAACATGTTCTAGCTGCCCTCCGGGACCGGCTGTTGGATTATGATGAAAATGTGCGCAAACAAGTCGTTGTCGTGCTTTGTGATGCTGCATGTAATGCCCTTACATCCATGAAGGTCGATACTATTAAGCTGGTAGCAGAGCGGATTCGGGATAAATCTGTATGTGACATGTCTAGTTTTAGGTGTCTAGTCTACTTTGACATTGATAATTAATGCATTCTTACTCCCATCTTCTGATAGCTGTATGGTCTTATGTTTTCAGCTTCTTGTTAAAAGATACACACTGGAGAGGCTAGCTGATATATACAGAATCTATTGCTTAAACTCTTCCAGTGGCTCAATTAAAGGCATCGACTATGAATGGATCCCTGGGAGGATTTTAAGATGTTTTTATGACAAAGATTTCAGGTAAGCTGCCTTGTATTGCTTTTTACGGAATGATAAACTATGATTTGATAAGTGAAAGATGGATAGATTATTTCCTTAGCTAAATGATGAGGAATCAAGTACTAAAGTATTAGGTTGTTTTCTTTGGAATCTTAAGCATTTGGAAAGTGAAGTTTCTATTGGAAACACCAACCCCAAGTTATACTGTAGTTCCTGAAGTTGGGAGTCCACATTTGTAACTTGTTACTCTAGGCACACCTTATATTGGAGTTTTGGAATCTGAAACTGCAACACagaaattttacctttttaaaccAGGTTCCATATATCAAGCACTCATTTAATACATTATTGACTATTGTTTTTTCTATAGGTCGGACATCGTGGAGCACATTCTATGCTCATCCTTGTTCCCTAATGAATTCTCAGTCAAGGATAAAGTTAAAAACTGGGTTAAGGTTTTCTCAAGTTTTGACAAAGTTGAGGTTAGAGCACTTGAGAAGCTGCTGGAGCAGAAACAAAGGTTTGTCATGAATGCTCGATCTTGATGTCAGGTGTTCCTGGATGTTGTTTGTGTCTTCTTTATTTCCCTCACCTTTGAAGTACAACACGAATTACATATTCATTGAGTTTTGGATAAGCTGCAGGTTGCAGCAAGAGATGAGGAGGTATCTTTCTTTAAGGCAGATGCAGCAGGTTTGTAACTCTTCCACTCTTTGTTCCCGAACAATAAATGGTTAAAAGTGAACAAAACAAGGTTAACAGAACTTCATTGTAAAATAATTGCAGGATGGCGATGCCACTGAGATTCAAAAAAAAGTTGTATTCTGCTTCCGCATTATGTCTCGTTGTTTTACTGACCCTGGGAAGGCGGAAGAGAGCTTTCAGATTCTTGATCAGTTAAAAGATGCTAATGTCTGGAGGATATTAACAGTTCTCCTTGATCCAAACAGCAACTCTATTCGAGCTTCTAGTTCTTGGGTAAGGAGAAACctatttttgaatataatgtagGTTCTCACTTGTTTTGTCTACTGATATATTAAAGCCACTGAAATGCCTAAGTATGTATGAGTACATGACATTTTTCCTATGATGTTTCCTCATCAGGATGAACTGCTTAAGATCCTTGGTGAAAAGCATCGGCTCTACGACTTCCTGGGCACACTTTCTATGAAGTGCTCATATATACTTTTCAACAAGGAACATGTAAAAGAAATTCTCCAGGAGACTAACATACAGAAATCTGCTGGAAGCACTGATTTGATTCTGTCTTGCACACATCTTCTTGTGGTAATTTAAAACTAACTTGCTTCGTCTatataaatgcatattttttatCCTCATGTTTTCTTGGTAGACTTTATTGTAACCTATAAAGGAGAGAACTGAAATGGAAGACACTTTTGGTTGAAGCATTTAATGCCTGAAATGGGTTATATTGGTAGGCATGCCTTATAGGCTATATTATGGTATATTGTAGCAGGTAATAGTGGTGCCTTGGCATCTATGATTTTCTTGCTTTCATAACTATCACATATTCAAGAGTCTGCCTGAGTGCCCTATAAATTGTGAGCAACCCGATGCATTGCTACCTTCACATGTCACTACAAAAGTGTCTTCTCTGATTTAATCAATTATCCATGTTTCTTTTAGAATGAAATCAAATTATCCATGTTTTAGGAAGTCCATAATTCATTTCTGTGTCTTTCACTCTTTCTTCAATTCATGTCTTTCTTTGATGAACATTGCAGATTCTTGCACGTTTCTGTCCATTTCTGCTTAGTGGAATTGAGGAAGATCTGATACATCTTCTTGAAGATGATAATGAGATAATTAAAGAAGGTGTCTTGCATGTTTTGGCAAAGGCTGGTGCAGCCATCCGAGAAAAATTGGGAGATTCTTCAAGGTTCACATTTGAAGCTTTTATTCTTTAGTTCCTTGCTGCGATATACTGAAACATTATGCTTGCAACTTACAGGTCTTTAGACCTTATGCTTGAGAGGATTTGCTTGGAGGGAAGCCGGAGGCAGGCCAAGTATGCTATACATGCACTTGCTTCAATAATGAAGGATGATGGACTCAAGTCATTGTCTGTTCTATATAAGGTAGGTCATAATCTCACTATACCCATACAAATTACTGCCTATTGATTTATCCTCCTCTCGGTTCATATGTTGGTGAAATATTTGGATATCACATTACCTGTGTAATGTGCAGAGACTTGTTGATATGCTAGAAGAGAAGTCACATTTACCTGCTGTACTACAATCTCTTGGATGTGTTGCACAGACTGCTATGCCAGTCTTTGAGACAAGGGAGAAAGAGATTGAGCAGTtcataaagaaaaacatattgGAGCTTAGTCACGTATGCCTCATGAATTAATGCCAAATTTTGCGACATTGTTTACCTCCTTTTTTAGCATTCATCTAAAGGCAAACTATTCTTTTCAGACATCTGAAGGTAAAGCCAAAGAAAGTTGGGAGGACCGAAGTGAGATCTGTTCAATGAAGGTCAGATTTTACTGTTTGGTTATCTCCTTTACGATTTTCAGAATTATGACTATTTTCTAAAGGATGAATTGGCATTTTCATTCAATATTGATATACAGATATTTGGAATTAAGACACTGGTCAAAAGCTATTTACCAGTGAAGGATGCTAACCTTCGATTggggattgatgacttgttggAAATCCTGAAAAACATACTCTCATTTGGGGAAATCTCAATTCAAATTAAGTCAAGGTACTGCTACTGTGCAGGAATTATCTGCTTTTTGGGGTTGTGTCAATAGATGGATGTGCTTTGCATAGTTTGTTACAAGGCTTTCTTTCTACAGGAGATTTGGTTTCTCTTTCTCTTATCTTTGCCATTTTGCAGTTCTGTTGATAAGGCCCATTTAAGACTTGCTGCAGCAAAAGCTATGCTTCGTCTATCAAAGCACTGGGACCACAAGATTCCTGTGGATGTCTTTTACCTTACTCTTGGGACATCAGAGGTGAGGTttctacccccccccccccccNNNNNNNNNNNNNNNNNNNNNNNNNNNNNNNNNNNNNNNNNNNNNNNNNNNNNNNNNNNNNNNNNNNNNNNNNNNNNNNNNNNNNNNNNNNNNNNNNNNNNNNNNNNNNNNNNNNNNNNNNNNNNNNNNNNNNNNNNNNNNNNNNNNNNNNNNNNNNNNNNNNNNNNNNNNNNNNNNNNNNNNNNNNNNNNNNNNNNNNNNNNNNNNNNNNNNNNNNNNNNNNNNNNNNNNNNNNNNNNNNNNNNNNNNNNNNNNNNNNNNNNNNNNNNNNNNNNNNNNNNNNNNNNNNNNNNNNNNNNNNNNNNNNNNNNNNNNNNNNNNNNNNNNNNNNNNNNNNNNNNNNNNNNNNNNNNNNNNNNNNNNNNNNNNNNNNNNNNNNNNNNNNNNNNNNNNNNNNNNNNNNNNNNNNNNNNNNNNNNNNNNNNNNNNNNTACTTCACcattgccccccccccccccacacacacacacaaaaaaaaaaagaaaaaccaaaCCCCATCCACTGCGCTGATGTCCCTCATACACAACAATTTTCAGCAATTGCTTTCTAGAGACAaatcgtttaattttttttcaactgtTAATGCTACTAGGCTAGTTTCCCTCAAGTAAAGAAGTTATTCCTCAACAAAGTCCATCAATACCTGAAGGATCGTTATTTGGACCCGAAGTATACTTGTGCCTTCTTACTTGACTTGCAGTTTCAGCAGCCAGATTTTGAAGAGGTGTGAGTTGTGATTGTTGTACTGGCATGGCTCTCTTGGTTATATGTTTATacttgttaattaatttgttatcTCCCAATTATTGACAGATCAAGAGCAACTTAAGTGATGTTATCCAGATCTATCAGCAGGGGAAGGCACGTCAACTTTCTGTGCAATCTGAAGCTATTACCCCAGTTCCTTTTCCAGAATATATTCTACCATACTTGGTCCATGCTCTTGCTCATCATTCTTTATTTCCTAACATCGACGAATGCAAGGATGTTAAAGTATTTGAGCCTACTTATAGGTACAAGTGTTTCCTGACCTTACTGATGGTTGCATATATAGAAATTTAAAGAGATCGAGGCTGCCTCAAAATGCATTTCTGTGACCCCCCACTCAACCAGTTATTCTCATGATTTTCAGTCTACATATCTTTAGATGCTGATCTTAGTTTTATTTGATTGTCACTTCATAAGCAGGGTTACTTGCATAATATAGACTACTGGTAGTAATCCCCCTCTTTTACCAGTTATAGTAGTCTTCCGTGATTATTCTGGCTATGGTAAGCTCTTAGTATTTTGCTTACTGAAATAGTGCCTCTTCACCAGTCTCTTTATAGAAGGCTTACTGGAATAATACATGATGCACTCATCTAAATGTAGTTCTTGTTGTAACTTATCCCGTAAAAAGGTGGTGCTTGGAGAATTGGCCATTTTCTTGTGGGAGGGCAGGGAATGTGTACTAGTTGTTTATTTGAAGAATAGGTTGGCCCAACCAGCTGTACCTGTATCTGTTATTACTTGGAAAGAAGGTGCATGGTATCACCAATTACTTTGAGTATAATTTCAGAAACGTGCTGATTTGTTATAAGGAATCTGAACAGCCTCTACTTGTCTgacaaagaaggaaaaatagaatgaaataatgGGAAATTAAATCTGCCTTTTCTACTATTGATAACACTCGATGAGATATATTCTAAACGTTGGTGTCACTTTCTTGTTGTGTTAATCTTCATGACTGAATGGCTAAACTACTTTGCCTGGAGGTAAAGAAGGGTGCTTGTGATCTACTCTGGATGTATAGTACCTTGACTGTTGAACTTGTGTCTACGGTTTGACTTGTTTTTTTTCCCTTCCCTTAAATATTTTCTACCGTCTAGTTCTCTATTCTGTCTTAATTCGGGCACATTTTAATAAGGTAATGAGAGTGCTTCTAGTTACATCCAAAAGGATCAACCTAcactaaggggtcgtttggttggGAACGAGTTATCCCGGGATTAATTATTCTGGATAAGTTATTCCACCATGTATATGGATAACTCAATGTTATCGAAGGCGAAAAGCGCAAAAACTCTAAGGTCCATGAGGGCTTTAAGCGCATAGCACAAATAAAGTGtgggctttaatgaaaaaaggcgcaaagggagaaaagaatgcaaatatatatatgtttagtccagGGCTAATAATTATAAACCTGAATGACATATGTCCACAGAAATTGAAAAAACttatgataaagtgaaatattaattatttagtgtaaCTTTTTCATACGAGGTTCATTGGCAAGGAAACGTTTGCCTTAGAACCTTTATGACGACACTGAAGCGCACATAAAGCAAAGTGAAGCGCTCAACACACTTTGAGCctcgcttcagggcttaagCGCGCTTAAAGCGCATAATTTATCCCACCGCTTATGTATAAATGGGGATAAATAGTCCCAGGACTGCCTAATACCTCCAACCATACACAAGATAACATTGTTCAGTCATTTTATCCCTGGGATTATTGTGCCATATACCTCACACCAAACGACTCCTAATACTTCACAGTTGAATTATGAGTTGATGAAATCTAAAATGGCTTCAGGAACATTTACAACAACCATGGTGTTCCAAAAGTAAAAGAATACATTTTAACTTAAAGAATAAGTGTAGAAACCTTGTTGTCTTGAAAAAATTATGGAGTTCCTTTATCTCTAGATTATTCGCCATACTAGTCTGCTGTGGGTGTGTAATTCCACATTTTGAGGGGTGTTTTGCTGATTCCAGCACCCTTTCCAGCTTTACAAAAGCTGTGGGGTTGTGTTCAGCATTGCCCATTTGAGATTCAGCACACTAGAGCATATTCTGAATCTGCATGGCCTGTTTACAGTGTAACAAAGGCGCAAGCTATGTGAAACAGTTAATCTTGTAAGCTGCACAAGTCTTCCATATTTGTCTCCAGGGCCAATGGGGAAGGGAactttgggggggggggagtcTATTCAACAAGCAATAGCAAGACTTTACAGTGACTACCTTATTCTCCCTTCCAAAGCATTTTATCTTGTCATGTCATTAGTGGAGTTCCAACTAGTAATTGGAAGATTCTTCCAAGTTCTCAGACCTCAGTCATTGCAATTCCATCTAAATAGTATGATCGACCCTTGATTGGACTTGCATTTAGCAACTGTAGCATTGGGGTTGAACATGCTAAGATAAATAGAATgttcctcaatttttttaatgaggACATATTGTTGTTGATATGTGTCTCCTGTTTGGTATCTTCTTGGTACTCCTTAACAATATCATTCACTATTTTCATAAAGAATCCAAAACATGTTGttacatattttcatttttaataaaattgtaaTACCTATGAATAAGCATTTGTTTGCAACTCTAGGCATACTCTAGAAATGGACATATATGGAGTCCCCAACATTGGATCCATTAGTGGCATGATTACCATTTAAAGATGCACC is a genomic window containing:
- the LOC107004432 gene encoding sister chromatid cohesion protein PDS5 homolog A isoform X2 — its product is MASKLQLQLKELGSKLENPPTSKDSLIKLLKQGSTFLSELEQSPPKAMLEAMQPLQSAIVKPELLKHQDREVKLLVATCICEITRITAPEAPYSDDVLKDIFHLIVSTFSGLGDINSPSFGRRVVILETLARYRSCVVMLDLECDDLINEMFQTFLNVVRDEHQDSILTSMQTIMVVLIEESEDIREDLLHVILSVLGRHKKDVSIAGRGLAMKVIEQCSGKLEPSIKQFLVSSMSGDSRPTTFEIDYHEVIYDIYRCAPQILSGVVPYITGELLTDQLDVRLKAVHLVGDLFALSESAISEAFHPIFLEFLKRLTDRIVEVRMSVLEHVKGCLLSNPFRQEAPQIISALRDRLLDYDENVRKQVVVVLCDAACNALTSMKVDTIKLVAERIRDKSLLVKRYTLERLADIYRIYCLNSSSGSIKGIDYEWIPGRILRCFYDKDFRSDIVEHILCSSLFPNEFSVKDKVKNWVKVFSSFDKVEVRALEKLLEQKQRLQQEMRRYLSLRQMQQDGDATEIQKKVVFCFRIMSRCFTDPGKAEESFQILDQLKDANVWRILTVLLDPNSNSIRASSSWDELLKILGEKHRLYDFLGTLSMKCSYILFNKEHVKEILQETNIQKSAGSTDLILSCTHLLVILARFCPFLLSGIEEDLIHLLEDDNEIIKEGVLHVLAKAGAAIREKLGDSSRSLDLMLERICLEGSRRQAKYAIHALASIMKDDGLKSLSVLYKRLVDMLEEKSHLPAVLQSLGCVAQTAMPVFETREKEIEQFIKKNILELSHTSEGKAKESWEDRSEICSMKIFGIKTLVKSYLPVKDANLRLGIDDLLEILKNILSFGEISIQIKSSSVDKAHLRLAAAKAMLRLSKHWDHKIPVDVFYLTLGTSEASFPQVKKLFLNKVHQYLKDRYLDPKYTCAFLLDLQFQQPDFEEIKSNLSDVIQIYQQGKARQLSVQSEAITPVPFPEYILPYLVHALAHHSLFPNIDECKDVKVFEPTYRQLYVFLSMLVHGDEEGKPEGGISREKESISTVKSILHSIKHSEDAVDSTKSKNSYAVSDLGLAITNRLVPNHDDLKELKASVSLPPSLYKQHEMNEEKDQSLVEVKTWLADESIMAHFESIKFETNGTLKSEITEDEVMKDSETEGNEVPLGKIMERLKARSKMRKEVKDDSSAAEVRTENDVDILKVVREIDSNNVVDDNKLDASNGHESAVKTKASNKRQKRGTDISVPKGAKRQRSSSSSVHKLSSKLEDSIEKEEDLQSMSEDKSSEENVFEPEESDLLTSSIRKKTSLLPKQKRKATDKNHDDTCEIEMDSREVKKIKGNREAVNTHMQGNNKSGSHKKSKKKSVSGLAKCTSKVDTTPTVDLIGCRIKIWWPMDKKFYEGVVKSFDTHKSKHVVLYDDGDVEVLRLEKECWELVGGVQKPAKGSNSKKGSGSKKESGERKKRTLAASRQKKETDKMSPLSPLRGKRTPRKNLKYGQKGPSKSSLSRRSLLLGKPLITSKSKADNLSSGESESEQKENTHEFSLSEHELSDKDDIAYSDGKPGADADRLSGMEESSEEECPMENKDEDELGTPQDSRGSDREISSSHEKPHADGSTEKSNDDAGRSDSHVSVRDDADSHSTDQCDSESSSAAKSDEELSDDELLSTWKQRAGKLAGGK